The following is a genomic window from Spirochaeta cellobiosiphila DSM 17781.
AAGGATGATTTTCTTAAGATTCTTATCTCCCAACTTACAAATCAAGATCCAACACAACCAATGGAAGATAAAGAGTTTATAGCTCAAATGGCGCAATTTTCAACATTAGAACAAATGACGAATATAAGTCAGGGCTTTTCAAAACTATCCTCTGTTATGAACTCAGCTCAAGCCATGAACTTGATTGGTAAGACTGTTGATGTCCAGGATGGTGACGGTATTATTTCTGGTCAAGTATCTGCTGTTACCACAGGAGATTATCCACAAATAAGAATTGGAAGTAAATATTACGATTTTAGCAATATCACAACTGTGATGAATGAGGAGTCTTCATTATGATGCGATCACTTTATGCTGGTGTATCCGGTCTACAGAATCATCAAACCAGAATGGATGTCATTGGTAACAATATAGCAAATGTAAATACCACCGGTTTTAAAAAAGGACGAGTAAACTTTCAGGATATGATTTCTCAAACCTTAAGTGGTGCTGCTAGACCTACGGAAGAAGTGGGAGGGGTTAATCCTCAGCAAGTAGGGTTAGGTATGACTATTGCCACTATAGATACTATCCATTCTCAAGGAAGTTTACAGTCTACTGGTGTTAATACAGACTTAGCTATTCAAGGAAACGGTTTGTTTATTCTAAAAAATGGTGATAAGAGCTATTATTCAAGAGCTGGTGCATTTGGAATAGATGAAAATGGATTATTAGTGAATCCAGCAAATGGAATGAGAGTTCAAGGCTGGATGGTAGAAGATATTGATGGACAAAGTTTTCTAAATACATCGAGAGATGTGGAAGATCTTGTTATACCTGTAGGAAGCAAGGATCCCGCTGCAGCTACTTCAGAGGTGAATCTGGCTTGTAATTTAGATAAGAGGACTCCTGAAATACCTGAAGGGGCAACTGCTGCTGATATTCAAGAAGGAACCTGGACTCTAGATAAAAAGAT
Proteins encoded in this region:
- the flgD gene encoding flagellar hook assembly protein FlgD yields the protein MNTNFTMNGPEASINKAQVDSFNKSLGKQVDQTLDKDDFLKILISQLTNQDPTQPMEDKEFIAQMAQFSTLEQMTNISQGFSKLSSVMNSAQAMNLIGKTVDVQDGDGIISGQVSAVTTGDYPQIRIGSKYYDFSNITTVMNEESSL